The Candidatus Caccoplasma merdavium region CAATGTTTTGCGTATCAAGAAAACGTGGTCGGTTTCCTACTTTTGTCCAAACTAAAAACTGTAGGAAAATGAAAAGAAGTTCATTTAATGTGCTTTTCTTCTTGAAGAAGACCAAGCTGCTGAAAAACGGAGAAGCATCCGTTTGTATGCGTATCACTGTAGATGGTACGCGAGTTGAAAACAACATCCGCAAGAGCATTGACCCATCCCTTTGGAGTCAGGCAAAGGAATCTGCCAGAGGCAAAAGTCGCAAATCATGCGATCTGAATGCCTATATCGAAAATGCGAGAATCAAATTACATCAGATTTTTTGTGAGCTGGAAGAACAGAACCAGCCGATAACGGCACGTCTGTTACAGGAAATATTTTTCGGACAGGACAAAGAACCGGAAGCGGTACGCACCCTCATCGGTACCATGCAGGAGCACAATGACCAATGCCGTGCCCTGGTCGGTAAAGACTATGCCCTGATTACCGTTCGCCGTTATGAAAGCTGCAAGCGCTATCTTGCCGAACTTATCAGACAGAAATACGGAAAGGATGATCTGCCGCTGGCGGAAGTCAACGGTGAACTGGTACGTGCCTTCGAATTTTATCTGAAGACGGAAAAGGAATGTCAGCAGAATACCGTCATCCGTTATATGAAGTGTCTGAAGAAGATTACCAATCTGGCACTGGCCAATGAATGGATAGCCAAGGATCCGTTTATCGGTATCAAGTTCCACGAAAAAGAAGTAATCCGTGAATTTCTTACCACGGACGAACTGCTGACCATCTACCACAAGGAGTTTCCTCTGGAGCGAATCACCGTAGTCCGTGATGTTTTTATTTTCGCCGCCTTTACCGGTCTGGCTTTCATCGACGTGCAACAGCTTTCCCCTGAGCATATCGTAAAAGACAACAACGGAAACCTGTGGATCAGGAAGCCGCGTCAGAAAACAAAGAACATGTGCAATATTCCGCTGCTGGATATTCCTTTGGAAATCCTGAGAAAATATGCAGATTATCCTGCCTGCAAAAAGAAAGGAGTATTGCTGCCTGTCCCCTGCAATCAGAAGATGAACAGCTACCTGAAAGAGATTGCCGACCTATGCCTGATAAAGAAGAACCTGACTACACACACTGCCCGCCACTCGTACGCCACATCTGTCTGTTTGGCCAATGGGGTAAGCATTGAGAATGTAGCCAAAATGCTCGGTCACTCCAATATCAAGATGACGCAGCACTATGCGAGGGTACTCGACAGTTCCATTCTGAAAGATATGAATAATGTAAGGGATGTACTTTCAGGCAATCTTTCTCGTTAACAGCAACCCATTCAAACAATTTAGAAATTATGTTGAATTATTCTATCATACGGATAATAAGCCGCAAATTCTGCGGTTAATTATCCGCATGATTCTTTTAGATAAGCTTTATATTAGCTTTATCGAGACAAATCCTTATCTTTGAAAATAAATATTAAAGAAAAGATATGATTGAGCCGTTCAGAGATTATGGAGATTTTGTACCTCAGAAAGATGAGCGAATTATCTGTTTCAATGTAAGCAAAACATATTTGGGTTGTGAACGTCCGAATTTATATGAATGTACCCGCAAATATTGGAGATTAAATGGTCAACGAGCCAATAATGCAGATTTAGTTTTTGCAATTTGTAGAGGTTATATTATTGGGGTCTTCAAGCCGCATCGCTGGTTTACGACTCAATGTGAGAGATACAAAGGAAGATGGGAATTTGAAGGAGAACAAATATTCGATTCTCCTTATCTGAATCAAGATATATCAAAAATTGTGCATAATCGACAAAATCCTATAATGTATATAAACATGTAGCTATATGACAGCTAATTCTGATTTAATAATATACCAAGAAAACGGACTTTATGGTCTAAAAGATTATAATGGTAATGTCATTATTTCACCCCAGTATAAGGAGATGTTTCCATTCAGTTGCGGCTTAGCTCTTGTTAGAAACAATAAGTTCCAATACGGTTATATAAATAAAGATAATAAACTCATAGTGCCATTCGATTTATATTCTTGGTGTGACCCACAATTCGTTTGTGGATATGCGCGGGTTGTACGCTATAATACAATAAGCCGGAAAGACAAATGGGGAATTATAGATACAAATGGTAATGTCATTGTACCTATAAAATATGATAAGATATGGTCTCTTAATGAAAGTTATCTACATTCGATTAAAGCTTTCATTAATAATAAAGAGATTTTAATAAATCTTTATGCCATTCCTAAATATGTTATTTTTGATGATCTCAAATATATAGCAACATATCCGATAGAAGATTTCAAAGCTATTTTTAATTGTACACGTATAGATGTTAAGGTAAATCCAAAGACAGAAGAGCTATTTTTCTCTTACGGGTGCCACACTGGATATGTTGCATTAAAATGTAAACCAACTTCGCCAGTTATATCAGTAGTTACCAATAGTGCCGGTTCTCTCTTTTTGCTTCTACATGAAAAAGAAGATACGGGAAAAACAAACTTTGAAAAAAGTATTTATAAAAGACATAGGGAAAAATCATCTAAACAACTTTCTAATACAACTTTTTGGGAATATGAAGAAGAAAATACAATAGATTCAGACAGTTGGAGTGACCCATATGGAGACGAACGGGCATATTATGATGGTTGGTCTAGAGAAGATGTCGAGTCTGGATTAGCTGATACATACGAATAATTCATTTCTGAAAAAATAAATCAAAAGAAACTTTAATCTATAAATTATTTAAGGTTTACAAAGTAAAATCACAAGAGTTAGTCAAGCATATCTAAAATGCTGATAAATATTGATTTCACTATTTCATGCGGATAATAAGCCGCAAAATTTGCGGTTAATTATCCGCAAAACCGTATATTTGCAGAAAACAGTGATACCTATGTATATACATGAACATAAAGAATGGCCTTATTTTTCGTGGAACAAGGAACTTGTCGGTGAGAAGCTGAACAAGGTAAACAAAGCTGTCGGTTATCTGATTGGACGCCTTAGTGTAATCGGTTTTAACGACAAGATGTCTGCCGTAGTTGAATCCATCTCTCATGACATCATTGCATCATCAGAAATTGAAGGAGTGGAATTGAACAATGAGCAGGTACGTTCATCTGTAGCCCGCAAACTTGGAGTACAACTACCGAATCCGACCGAATCCTCACGATATATAGACGGAGTAGTGGAAATGGCACTTGATGCAACTGTCAATTTCAACAGTCCGCTTACCCATGAAAGACTCTTTGGCTGGCACAACTGCTTGTTTCCTACCGGATGGAGCGGTCCAACGAAAATAGATGTAGCCCGATACCGCAGTGGAGAGATGAAAGTTATTTCTGGAATGTTCGGTCGGGAAAAGGTACATTATGTAGCGCCTGCTCCTGAAAGAATAGACGAAGAAATGAATCGATTTCTGGACTGGTTCAATTCAGATGTACATAACGGCTATGTCAAATCGGCGATAGCCCATTTGTGGTTTGTCTGTATCCATCCTTTCGATGACGGAAACGGACGAATCGGACGAGCCATTGCTGATATGGCACTTTCACAGGCTGAAGACTCAAAGATGCGTTTCTTCAGTATCTCCCATCAGATAAATAAGGATAAAAAACAGTATTACGACATATTGGAGAAAACGCAGAAGGGAGATTGTGAAATTACTGAATGGATTATCTGGTATCTTGACTGCCTGCTCCGTTCCGTCGAGCAATCCGACGAAACATTGTCGAAGGTTCTTAACAAGGCCATATTCTGGCAAACCCATGCCGAAACAGCCCTGTCCGAACGACAACGTGAAGTTTTGAATTTATATTTGGACGGTTATCCCGGCAAACTGACGGCTAAAAACTGGGCAAAACGTGTAAAGGTATCACCAGATACAGCAGCACGCGATATAAAAGATTTGGTGGAAAAAGGTGTGCTGGTTCCTCAGCAGGGGCGGGTTCGTGACGTATTCTACGGAATCCGGTGCAGTGACTCTATCCTTGTCATCCCCATGCCTGAAGATGTATAATTGTTCATCATACAAGCATAAAGGCTGTGTGACATCGGTTCATCCAGACCGGCACACAGCCTTTATGCCTATCTTTTATTTACCACTCATATATGCTTCCCGATAATTCTCCTGAAGCATTTTCTCAATATCACTCTCCCGGTAAAGGATTTTACCTCCCAACTGGTGATAGGATATTCTTCCTTCATTACGATAATCCTGAAGCGTACGTCTGCTCAGTTTTAATTGTGCCGACACTTCCTTATCAGTCAGATAGCGTTCGCCACCCAGTACGGGACGGTTTCCGACCGCCAGATTCTCAATCCCGACCAGCATACGGTCAAGACTTCCCATGATACGGTGTACCCATTCTCTGCTGTCTGTTCTCAGTTCACTCATGTTATTATGGATTTAGTGGTTATTGTTTAACTGTTATATGTTACGTCCTCTGTAAATAGCCTCTTTTTTTCTGTCCTCAACTTTCTTGACGATACCCTGTACATCCTCCGGCTTATAGAATATCTTGTGATTGATTTGAGAAAAAGGCAGTGTGCCGTTATCACGGAGTGTCTGCAAGGTGCGGGGCGAAATGTTCAGATACCGGCATACGTCCTGATTGTCCATCCACTTGTGCAGCGTCCTGTCGTTCTCCCGGTTGCAAATTTCCATGACCCGATGCTCAAAGTATTCAAACTTACGCACCAATTCCTCAAACAGTTGCTTTTCTATTCCTACAAATTCCATATCGTTTCCTTTTTTGTTGATTGATGTTTATTCTTTTTCGTTGTTTGCGACAAAGAAAAGCCATATATTCTGAAAGGCAATGGTTTCCGCTTAACTGGCAGCATGTGGCGCTGATTATCCTAGTTATGAGGTCACATTCATATCATTTTTCTGCAAATATTCCTACATTCAGGGACTCCATCCAATAATGAATTACAGAATAAAAGATCTATGAACCTGATTCAATAAAGGTCCATAGCAATGGATAAGGAATGGTTTATTTCCATGTAACCTTACTTCATCACTTTTCCAAGCCATTGATTAGATAAGGAAGCAAAGAAGTGTTCCTTCAATGATTCACAGACATGAATATTTACTACAGTACGACAATACGACATTAAGTCAGTAAATATTCAAGTCAATAGATCAGTAACTGTTTGACTCCCCGGTTCATTGTTTCTTCAAACAAGAAAAATACCGCATTCCACACCGATTGCTCCGCATGCAAACTGCAACAGGCCACATTGTTGTCACATCCCGACCAACTGTTTGACTATTGGAAACTTATATTCTTTTTTTGCCAGACAATTCATACCGAGACATATCGGAACATGGCAAACAAAATGAGAAAATACATGATGAACAGAAACGGAAAAACAGGCCTGTCCCCTCCATAAGATGATACCGACAACGGTATTATTTCTCCCCAATTTATAGGGAGCATATTCAGAGACGCTCAAAATAGCGGGATTCTGATTTTTAGTGGAGCAAGTTTGTGTTTCGGGCAGACCGAAACCGCTTGCTCCCACTACTGGATGCAGTGAGAGGTTCATCCCGCTGGTCTAATCAGTACATTCATTTTATACAATAGTCAACAGATGGAAAAGAAACAGAATACAGAAAGAAACAACAAGGGCGGCCGTCCTCCCAAGAGTACGACCGACAAACTGAAATATCGTGTTACCGTGAAACTGGCGACACCGGATTACTACACGCTGAAAAGCAGGGCAAGAAGCGCAGGCATATCGGCAAGCGAATACTTGAGGGAATGTTTCCGTAAGGGATATGTCCGGCAAAGACTTACAGCGGAACATTCCGACTATATCCGTAAGCTATGCGGTATGGCGAACAATCTGAACCAGCTGGCTCATAAGGCAAATGCCGGAGGGTTCGATACGGCAAAGCTGGAATGCCGTGTACAGGTGGCAAGAATCGAAGAACTTCTGAACCATATCCTGCTATGATTGCGAAGATTGTAAAGGGAAGCGGATTCCGTGAGGTTACCGGCTATATCATTGACAGTAAAAAGGATGCCAGGATTATCGCACATGCCGGTTTGTTCATTGAGGATGTTGCTACAATAACAAAGGCTTTCGAAGCACAGGCCGGCATGAATCCGAAAGTATCC contains the following coding sequences:
- a CDS encoding site-specific integrase; its protein translation is MKRSSFNVLFFLKKTKLLKNGEASVCMRITVDGTRVENNIRKSIDPSLWSQAKESARGKSRKSCDLNAYIENARIKLHQIFCELEEQNQPITARLLQEIFFGQDKEPEAVRTLIGTMQEHNDQCRALVGKDYALITVRRYESCKRYLAELIRQKYGKDDLPLAEVNGELVRAFEFYLKTEKECQQNTVIRYMKCLKKITNLALANEWIAKDPFIGIKFHEKEVIREFLTTDELLTIYHKEFPLERITVVRDVFIFAAFTGLAFIDVQQLSPEHIVKDNNGNLWIRKPRQKTKNMCNIPLLDIPLEILRKYADYPACKKKGVLLPVPCNQKMNSYLKEIADLCLIKKNLTTHTARHSYATSVCLANGVSIENVAKMLGHSNIKMTQHYARVLDSSILKDMNNVRDVLSGNLSR
- a CDS encoding WG repeat-containing protein, which codes for MTANSDLIIYQENGLYGLKDYNGNVIISPQYKEMFPFSCGLALVRNNKFQYGYINKDNKLIVPFDLYSWCDPQFVCGYARVVRYNTISRKDKWGIIDTNGNVIVPIKYDKIWSLNESYLHSIKAFINNKEILINLYAIPKYVIFDDLKYIATYPIEDFKAIFNCTRIDVKVNPKTEELFFSYGCHTGYVALKCKPTSPVISVVTNSAGSLFLLLHEKEDTGKTNFEKSIYKRHREKSSKQLSNTTFWEYEEENTIDSDSWSDPYGDERAYYDGWSREDVESGLADTYE
- a CDS encoding Fic family protein; the protein is MYIHEHKEWPYFSWNKELVGEKLNKVNKAVGYLIGRLSVIGFNDKMSAVVESISHDIIASSEIEGVELNNEQVRSSVARKLGVQLPNPTESSRYIDGVVEMALDATVNFNSPLTHERLFGWHNCLFPTGWSGPTKIDVARYRSGEMKVISGMFGREKVHYVAPAPERIDEEMNRFLDWFNSDVHNGYVKSAIAHLWFVCIHPFDDGNGRIGRAIADMALSQAEDSKMRFFSISHQINKDKKQYYDILEKTQKGDCEITEWIIWYLDCLLRSVEQSDETLSKVLNKAIFWQTHAETALSERQREVLNLYLDGYPGKLTAKNWAKRVKVSPDTAARDIKDLVEKGVLVPQQGRVRDVFYGIRCSDSILVIPMPEDV
- a CDS encoding helix-turn-helix domain-containing protein, translating into MSELRTDSREWVHRIMGSLDRMLVGIENLAVGNRPVLGGERYLTDKEVSAQLKLSRRTLQDYRNEGRISYHQLGGKILYRESDIEKMLQENYREAYMSGK
- a CDS encoding helix-turn-helix domain-containing protein, translating into MEFVGIEKQLFEELVRKFEYFEHRVMEICNRENDRTLHKWMDNQDVCRYLNISPRTLQTLRDNGTLPFSQINHKIFYKPEDVQGIVKKVEDRKKEAIYRGRNI
- the mobC gene encoding plasmid mobilization relaxosome protein MobC, giving the protein MEKKQNTERNNKGGRPPKSTTDKLKYRVTVKLATPDYYTLKSRARSAGISASEYLRECFRKGYVRQRLTAEHSDYIRKLCGMANNLNQLAHKANAGGFDTAKLECRVQVARIEELLNHILL